In Ahaetulla prasina isolate Xishuangbanna chromosome 6, ASM2864084v1, whole genome shotgun sequence, a single window of DNA contains:
- the LOC131201317 gene encoding mast cell carboxypeptidase A-like has translation MMSLLALDMMTITCVFISALRFDSAKVFRVKPQNEKEVSVMKSLPSLIKPVDFWYPDSALHIVKEMEVDFHVSAAQSNTVERVLKQNGIPYQIVFDNLQEDIKKQLDGDKNDGHSYEKYNDWDKISDWTARIAKSNSTLVSRIQIGKTFENRPIFLLQIGKKSGEGKAIFMDCGVHAREWISPAFCQWFVKEAISTYGKDRDITYILDNMNFYIVPIVNVDGYVWSWSQNRFWRKNRSNASQSNCIGVDINRNFDVAWSIADSSRNPCEETYCGSAPESEPETKAVASFIRSHLSSIKGYFTMHSYSQMILFPFGYTYEKTENYNELNELAKRAVKAIASLYGKVYKYGTSASTIYLSSGCSDDWVFNQGIKYSFTFELRDKGKYGFLLPESQIKPTCQEIMLAVKLIASYILNKTL, from the exons ATGATGTCCCTGTTGGCTCTGGACATGATGACCATTACTTGTGTTTTCATTTCTGCTCTACGATTTGACAG TGCAAAGGTTTTTCGTGTGAAACCACAAAATGAAAAGGAAGTAAGCGTCATGAAATCCTTGCCAAGCCTCATTAAG CCT GTTGATTTTTGGTACCCAGATTCGGCACTGCATATAGTCAAAGAGATGGAAGTAGATTTCCATGTCAGTGCTGCACAGAGTAATACTGTTGAGAGAGTCTTGAAGCAGAATGGCATACCTTATCA AATAGTATTTGACAACCTACAAGAAGACATTAAAAAGCAGCTTGATGGTGACAAGAACGATGGACACAGCTATGAAAAATATAATGACTGGGACAAG atttCTGATTGGACTGCCAGAATTGCAAAAAGCAACTCAACATTGGTTTCCCGTATCCAGATTGGAAAGACATTTGAAAATCGACCCATCTTCCTTCTTCAG atTGGAAAGAAAAGTGGAGAAGGAAAGGCCATCTTCATGGATTGTGGTGTTCACGCACGAGAGTGGATTTCTCCTGCCTTTTGTCAGTGGTTTGTGAAAGAG GCCATCAGCACCTATGGAAAAGACAGGGACATCACATACATATTGGATAACATGAATTTCTATATCGTTCCTATAGTCAATGTAGATGGCTATGTCTGGAGCTGGAGTCAG AATCGTTTCTGGAGAAAGAATCGTTCTAATGCATCCCAGAGTAACTGCATTGGTGTTGACATCAATAGGAACTTTGATGTTGCATGGAGTA TTGCTGATTCTTCCAGAAATCCCTGTGAAGAAACATATTGTGGATCTGCACCAGAATCTGAACCAGAAACTAAAGCAGTTGCCTCATTCATTCGTAGCCATCTTTCTTCAATCAAGGGCTACTTCACCATGCATTCTTACTCTCAGATGATATTGTTCCCTTTTGGTTATACCTATGAGAAGACAGAAAATTATAATGAATTG AATGAACTTGCAAAAAGAGCTGTCAAAGCTATAGCCAGCCTGTATGGTAAAGTGTATAAGTATGGAACATCAGCATCTACTATCT ATCTTTCGTCTGGTTGTTCCGATGACTGGGTATTCAACCAGGGAATCAAATATTCCTTCACCTTTGAGCTTCGTGATAAAGGCAAATATGGATTCCTTCTCCCTGAATCCCAGATCAAGCCAACTTGCCAGGAGATAATGCTAGCAGTCAAGTTAATCGCCAGTTACATCCTCAACAAGACTTTATAA